TCGATAAGGTTGCAAGGGCCGTAGGCCTTGGATACCCGGGAGGCCCTAAACTTGAAAAGGCCGCTCTCGATGGAAACCCTCATGCAATTGAATTTCCCAGAGCCATGCTTGACGATACAAGCCTTGATTTTAGTTTCAGCGGTTTAAAATCTGCCGTTTTAAATTACCTTAATAAAGCGGAAATGACAGGAGAAAATATATTCATCCCCGACGTCTGTGCGTCTTTTCAAAAATCCGTAACAGATGTTCTTGCACAGAAGGCCTTGCTTGCTTGCAAAAATAAAAACTCAAATAAACTTGCCTTAGCAGGCGGTGTTTCATGCAATAAAGCTTTAAGAAATGAAATTTTAAAAATATGTACTGAAAACAACATAACGCTTTATATGCCGGAACCTATCTACTGCACCGATAATGCGGCAATGATTGCTTCCTGTGGATATTATGAGTATATAAGCGGATTAAGGTCCCCCTTAAGCCTTAATGCATACCCTAATTTGGAGCTTACAGGGGCATAATGTAACGCGTGAACCCCTTGGCAAACAAGGGGCTTTTCACGTTATAAGTATCAGTTTCCAGTGCTTTTCTTCAATT
This is a stretch of genomic DNA from Anaeropeptidivorans aminofermentans. It encodes these proteins:
- the tsaD gene encoding tRNA (adenosine(37)-N6)-threonylcarbamoyltransferase complex transferase subunit TsaD — protein: MDKDIYILGIESSCDETAAAVVVNGRTVLSNIIASQINIHEKYGGVVPEIASRNHIYNISPVIDEALQVAGVSLHDIDAIAVTYGPGLVGALLVGLNYAKALSYASNKPLVGVNHIEGHIYANFICHKELEPPFVSLVVSGGHTHLVYVKDYGKFEIMGRTKDDAAGECFDKVARAVGLGYPGGPKLEKAALDGNPHAIEFPRAMLDDTSLDFSFSGLKSAVLNYLNKAEMTGENIFIPDVCASFQKSVTDVLAQKALLACKNKNSNKLALAGGVSCNKALRNEILKICTENNITLYMPEPIYCTDNAAMIASCGYYEYISGLRSPLSLNAYPNLELTGA